In Candidatus Binatia bacterium, the genomic window CGGAAAAGCCGCCCCCTGAGGGCGACGATCCGGTCCTCACGGGCCCCCCGGGCTGAACCTTTCAGGACTCCGGGCCTCCGGCCGATGAACCCTCGTGGTGTCGGCGAGGGGAGAGGGGCGGACCAGGGTAGCGACGATCGCTGCGCTCGGCGCGGTGGTGGCTGTGGTCGCGTGGTTCCAAGCACCGTTCCTGCTCGACCGGGAGATCGTCGTCGAGCGTGACGCGCTCTCCTCCATCCTGCCGATCCGCGCCTTCCTCGCGCACGCGCTCCAGCAGGGCTCGTGGCCGATGTGGAATCCCGCGCCCGTCCTCGGCAAGCCGTTTCTTCCAGAATGGCAGACGGGGCTGTTCTACCCCCCGAGCCTGTTCCTGCTGGTCCCTCCGTTCTCGCGCGGGTTCAATCTGTTCTTTTCGTTCCACTACGTTTGGACGGCCGTGGGCGCCTTCCTGCTCCTCCGCGCGCTCGGCACGACCCGTCCGGCAGCGTGGCTCGGAGCTCTGGTCTGGACGCTCGGCGGTCCACTGGTTTCGCTCGGACATCTCTTGAACCACCTGATGGCGGTGTCGTGGTTGCCGTGGGTTTTGTGGGGATGGGCGCGCAGCGGCGACCTCCGGGCTCGAATCGTCACGTCGAGCGTCTTGCTCGCGATCGCGCTTCTGACGGGAAGCCCGGAGATGGCGCTGCTCATCGCAGGTCTCCTCCTAGTCCTCGCGCGCGATGTCCGGGCCCTCTGGGTACCGCCGATCGCAGCGATGCTCGCAGCCATGCAGCTCGTGCCTGTCTGGCTCTACCTGGAAACGACGCATCGAGGTGCCCACGGCCTCTCGACCGAGAACGTTCTCGCCTTCTCCACGCCGATCTGGCGACTGGCCGAACTCGTCTACCCGGGTGATCCCGGCCCAGGCGCGTTCTTGCCATCACTCTACGTCGGTCCGATTCCGGTCCTGCTCGCGCTGGTCGGGCTACTGTTCGTGCCGACGCTCACTCGCTTGCTGGCGACCCTGGTCGCGTTGGTACTCCTCGGAATCGCGTTCGGTTCCAACGCGGCGATCCTGCCGTTCCTGCACGAGCACGTCTCCGGCATCGATCTCCTTCGCTATCCCGAGAAGCTCCTCGTCGGCGTGCACGCCTTGCTCGCGCTCGGCGCGGCCTGGGGACTGTCCGGAATCGCGTCCCGGTGGCCCGGACGGATCGGGGTCGCCGCGGCGGCGGCTCTCGCCCTTGTGGCGGTGGCAGACCTCGCCCGCGTGAACCGAAACGTCCTGTTCACGATGACGCCGCAGGCCCTGTTCGCTCCGCCCGACGCCGCGCGCGCCATGGGCGCTGCCACGGCCCCGACCGAGATGGTCCGCTACTACGCAAACTCCCGCGGCGCGCCGACCCCGGAGACGCTCGCCGAGGCGACGGAGATCGACCGCGAGCTTCTGTACGCGGCAACCGGCGAGCTGTATGGGCTCGCGAACGTCAACACGCCCGCGTCCCTCAATCTGATTGAACACGAGCGTCTCAACCGAACACTCGAGAGCCTCCCGCAAGAGAAGGCTCTCGAGACGCTGCACGCTCTCGGCACTCGGTGGATCACGAGCTTCACTGAACTCCGGGGCGATCGGGTTCGTCCCATCTCCATCGGGGTGGACCGAGCCAAGCTCTACTCGCTCGGAAGCGACGCTCCCCGCGCCTTCGTCGCGCAACAGGTCGGCGTCGCCCTCGGCCCGGAGGCGGCGCTCGATCGATTCGCAAGGTCCGAAGTACCGCTCGGGATGGCCGTGGTCGAGGGCATCGGCGTCCACGACATTGCGTACCGTCCTCCGGACCGGTGGGAGGTCCAGTGGGTCGAAGCCGGGAACGACCGTCTCACCTTGGATGTCGCGGTCGACGCTCCCGGACTCCTCGTGGTGAACGACAGCTTCCTCGAGGGCTGGCGTGCGTCCGTCGACGGCGCGCCCGCGGCGCTCGAACGGGTGAACGGCCTGGTCCGGGGCGTATGGCTCGCCGCGGGCGAACATCGGGTGACGATGCGATACCGGCCGCCGGGCCTGGCGATCGGATGCGCACTCAGCCTCGCGACGCTCGTCGGCCTG contains:
- a CDS encoding YfhO family protein, which translates into the protein MSARGEGRTRVATIAALGAVVAVVAWFQAPFLLDREIVVERDALSSILPIRAFLAHALQQGSWPMWNPAPVLGKPFLPEWQTGLFYPPSLFLLVPPFSRGFNLFFSFHYVWTAVGAFLLLRALGTTRPAAWLGALVWTLGGPLVSLGHLLNHLMAVSWLPWVLWGWARSGDLRARIVTSSVLLAIALLTGSPEMALLIAGLLLVLARDVRALWVPPIAAMLAAMQLVPVWLYLETTHRGAHGLSTENVLAFSTPIWRLAELVYPGDPGPGAFLPSLYVGPIPVLLALVGLLFVPTLTRLLATLVALVLLGIAFGSNAAILPFLHEHVSGIDLLRYPEKLLVGVHALLALGAAWGLSGIASRWPGRIGVAAAAALALVAVADLARVNRNVLFTMTPQALFAPPDAARAMGAATAPTEMVRYYANSRGAPTPETLAEATEIDRELLYAATGELYGLANVNTPASLNLIEHERLNRTLESLPQEKALETLHALGTRWITSFTELRGDRVRPISIGVDRAKLYSLGSDAPRAFVAQQVGVALGPEAALDRFARSEVPLGMAVVEGIGVHDIAYRPPDRWEVQWVEAGNDRLTLDVAVDAPGLLVVNDSFLEGWRASVDGAPAALERVNGLVRGVWLAAGEHRVTMRYRPPGLAIGCALSLATLVGLLLVSYRGGK